The Sphingobacteriaceae bacterium region TGCCCGTCCCCCACATCGATGCCCATGGCTGCCAGTTCCTGCAGGCACCAAGGAGCATCGGCCAGGTCGAAGAGGCCGGTGATGACCGCCCGCCGGGCGCCGGCCCTTACCATGCCGGCGGCGGCCCGGCCGCCCAAGAGCAACTGGACGGCGTCGATGATGATGGACTTGCCCGTGCCCGTTTCCCCGGTAAGGACGTTGAGACCGCCGGAGAAGCTCAATTCCAGGCGGTCGATGATGGCGAAGTCTTCGATGTACAGTTCCCGCAGCATGGGTCCGACCTCCGGCGCCTACCGGATCAGCCCGTCAACTCCTGGAGACGGCGGATGACCTCCGGCACCGCCTCCCGGGGACGCACCACGATCAAGACGGTGTTGTCGCCGGCCACGCTGCCGATGATCTGGGGCCAGCCCATGCGGTCGATGGCCTCGGCGGCGGCGGGGGCGGTGCCCGACAAAGTCTTGATGACGATCAAATTCTCGCTGAAGTCGATGTCCACCAGGCAGTCCCGCAGCACCCGGGCCAGGCGCTCGCGGGTGTGGGCAGGGGAGGCGTCCTCGGGAACGGCATACTGGTAGCCGCCGTCGGGCGACGGCACCTTCACCAGCTGCAGTTCCCGGATGTCCCGGGAAACGGTGGCCTGGGTCACCTGCACCCCTTCCCGCTGGAGGGCTTGGGCCAGTTCCTCCTGGGTGCCGATGGGCGTTTCCCGGATAATTTGCAGTATCAGCCGGTGCCGGCGGCT contains the following coding sequences:
- the argR gene encoding arginine repressor, which encodes MERLKSRRHRLILQIIRETPIGTQEELAQALQREGVQVTQATVSRDIRELQLVKVPSPDGGYQYAVPEDASPAHTRERLARVLRDCLVDIDFSENLIVIKTLSGTAPAAAEAIDRMGWPQIIGSVAGDNTVLIVVRPREAVPEVIRRLQELTG